The Anolis sagrei isolate rAnoSag1 chromosome Y, rAnoSag1.mat, whole genome shotgun sequence genome contains a region encoding:
- the LOC137095642 gene encoding alpha-tectorin-like, with product MTGKVNDVFVNLPFYYEDMIQAYIRGNEAVIKTNFDLTVTFDWKSYVKVSVPSTYSNALCGPVCGEEQKLIYKGDQYCGILIRKDGPFRHCHGIIDPTPYFDGCVFDTCQYHGQHDALCNAISVYLAACQALDVQIEEWRSDTFCKKGMKIVL from the exons ATGACCGGAAAG GTGAATGATGTGTTTGTGAACTTGCCTTTCTACTATGAAGACATGATACAGGCTTACATCCGAGGGAATGAGGCCGTCATCAAGACCAATTTTGACCTGACAGTAACCTTTGACTGGAAGAGTTATGTCAAAGTGTCTGTGCCCAGCACTTATTCCAATGCCCTTTGTGGCCCAGTATGTGGAGAGGAACAGAAACTAATCTATAAAGGTGACCAATACTGTGGGATCCTCATCAGAAAGGATGGCCCATTCAGACATTGTCATGGGATCATTGACCCAACTCCCTACTTTGATGGTTGTGTCTTTGACACCTGCCAGTACCATGGTCAGCATGACGCGTTGTGTAATGCCATCAGTGTTTATTTGGCAGCCTGTCAGGCCCTGGACGTCCAAATTGAAGAATGGCGATCGGACACCTTCTGCA AGAAGGGCATGAAAATAGTGCTCTAA